The proteins below come from a single Drosophila kikkawai strain 14028-0561.14 chromosome 3R, DkikHiC1v2, whole genome shotgun sequence genomic window:
- the mRpS11 gene encoding uncharacterized protein mRpS11: protein MSLKSVFLSALRHAQRLNPLQVSSIHTGACWRKAEDRKEMLASMPAKDEGTVGEKSVDIDNLINRKAKFFPDASTSSQLFNGIPFNELPICNIRVSPNNTIISVTDYKGVLRLIRSCGIEGFKNTRKGTNIAAQATAVTISGKAVELGWKTVRVKVRGLGPGRMSAIKGLQMGGLNIVSITDNTPVSFNPPRPRKQRSL, encoded by the exons atgtCACTTAAAAGCGTATTTTTAAGTGCTTTACGGCATGCCCAAAGGCTTAACCCCCTGCAAGTATCGAGTATCCACACGGGAGCGTGCTGGCGGAAGGCGGAGGACCGCAAGGAGATGCTGGCTTCGATGCCGGCCAAAGACGAAGGAACCGTGGGCGAGAAGTCCGTGGACATAGACAACCTTATCAACCG CAAGGCCAAGTTCTTTCCGGATGCGAGCACCTCCAGTCAGCTGTTCAACGGCATTCCCTTCAACGAGCTGCCCATCTGCAACATTCGCGTGTCGCCCAACAACACAATCATTTCCGTGACGGACTACAAAG GTGTCCTGCGACTGATACGCTCTTGTGGCATTGAAGGATTCAAAAACACCCGCAAGGGCACCAACATTGCCGCTCAAGCCACCGCTGTGACCATCAGTGGA AAAGCCGTTGAATTGGGTTGGAAAACAGTGCGCGTGAAGGTTCGTGGTCTTGGCCCTGGCAGAATG TCGGCAATCAAGGGACTGCAAATGGGTGGCTTAAATATTGTGTCCATTACCGACAACACGCCTGTTTCATTCAATCCTCCGCGACCACGAAAACAGAGGAGTCTTTAA
- the Ns1 gene encoding guanine nucleotide-binding protein-like 3 homolog, whose protein sequence is MALKRLKTKKSKRLTGRLKHKIEKKVRDHNKKERRAAKKNPKKGSKKQKLIQIPNICPFKDDILKEVEEAKARQEAERLARREAFKAEREQNKFKSLESMVEDADMRSTVHGIMHENDEEGGEKQYKNAVTKEQSLKQYFKEFRKVIENADVVLEVVDARDPLGTRCNEVERAVRGAPGNKRLVLVLNKADLVPRENLNNWIKYFRRSGPVTAFKASTQDQATRLGRRKLREMKTEKAMQGSVCIGAELLMSMLGNYCRNKGIKTSIRVGVVGIPNVGKSSIINSLTRGRSCMVGSTPGVTKAMQEVELDSKIKLIDCPGIVFTSGSENSHAVLKNAQRVGDVKDPFTIAESVLKRASKDYFCNMYDISSYDTFEEFFAKKAARMGKFLKKGVPDVVAAARSVLNDWNTGKIKYCTQPPEVQEAQTVHISASIVHSEAREFDVENFESMETEILDQCAVKTDDIMEITSTGPLEIRQPREEEDPATKLAANLIINEKEKAAAKGRKRKLEDEKEKPDPVLLLEENQSLNKGIKEMQKRKKKQNVRNEKKISKITDVLDNFSLGSASTKADKYDFDEDYLIE, encoded by the exons ATGGCTCTGAAACGACTAAAGA CCAAGAAATCCAAGCGCCTGACCGGCCGCCTCAAGCACAAAATCGAAAAGAAGGTGCGCGACCACAACAAAAAGGAACGGCGTGCTGCCAAGAAGAATCCCAAGAAGGGCAGCAAAAAACAGAAGCTTATACAGATCCCCAACATTTGTCCCTTCAAGGACGACATCCTCAAGGAAGTGGAGGAGGCAAAGGCACGCCAGGAGGCCGAACGCCTGGCTCGCCGTGAAGCCTTCAAGGCAGAGCGCGAACAGAACAAATTCAAGTCGTTGGAGTCTATGGTCGAAGATGCGGATATGCGGAGCACTGTCCACGGAATAATGCACGAGAACGACGAGGAGGGCGGCGAGAAGCAGTACAAGAACGCCGTCACCAAGGAGCAGTCGCTCAAGCAGTACTTCAAGGAGTTCCGCAAGGTGATCGAGAACGCGGATGTCGTCCTGGAGGTGGTGGATGCCCGCGATCCGCTGGGCACACGCTGCAACGAGGTCGAGCGTGCCGTTCGCGGTGCCCCGGGCAACAAGCGCCTGGTACTGGTGCTCAACAAGGCCGATCTGGTGCCACGCGAGAATCTGAACAACTGGATAAAGTACTTCCGCCGCAGTGGACCCGTCACCGCCTTCAAAGCCTCCACACAGGACCAGGCCACGCGGCTGGGCCGTCGCAAGCTGCGTGAGATGAAGACAGAGAAGGCCATGCAGGGATCCGTTTGCATCGGAGCCGAGCTGCTCATGTCCATGCTGGGCAACTACTGCCGCAACAAGGGCATCAAAACATCGATTCGCGTGGGCGTCGTGGGCATTCCCAATGTGGGCAAGAGCTCCATCATTAACTCACTGACGCGCGGCAGGTCGTGCATGGTGGGCAGCACGCCAGGAGTAACAAA GGCAATGCAGGAAGTGGAGCTGGATTCGAAGATAAAGCTGATCGATTGCCCTGGAATCGTGTTCACCAGCGGATCTGAAAACTCGCATGCTGTTTTAAAGAATGCCCAGCGCGTGGGCGACGTAAAGGATCCATTCACCATTGCCGAGAGCGTTTTGAAGCGTGCTAGCAAGGATTACTTCTGCAACATGTACGATATTTCGAGCTACGACACATTCGAGGAGTTCTTCGCCAAGAAGGCAGCCAGAATGG GAAAATTCCTTAAGAAGGGCGTGCCCGATGTGGTGGCCGCTGCGCGAAGTGTGCTCAACGACTGGAACACCGGCAAAATCAAGTACTGCACCCAGCCGCCGGAAGTGCAGGAAGCGCAGACTGTGCACATTAGTGCCTCGATTGTACACTCTGAGGCCCGCGAGTTCGACGTGGAGAACTTCGAGTCCATGGAGACGGAAATCCTGGACCAGTGCGCAGTTAAAACCGATGACATCATGGAAATTACGTCAACGGGACCCTTGGAGATCAGGCAACCGCGTGAAGAAGAGGATCCCGCCACGAAATTGGCTGCTAATCTGATTATTAACGAGAAGGAAAAGGCAGCAGCAAAGGGCCGCAAAAGAAAACTGGAAGATGAAAAGGAAAAGCCAGATCCCGTCCTGCTTTTGGAAG AAAACCAATCGCTGAACAAGGGGATCAAGGAGATGCAAAAGCGAAAGAAGAAGCAGAATGTGCGTAACGAGAAGAAAATCTCCAAGATTACAGACGTTCTGGATAACTTTAGCTTAGGTTCGGCATCCACAAAGGCAGATAAATATGATTTTGATGAGGATTATTTGATTGAATAA